From the genome of Candidatus Desulfarcum epimagneticum:
CATGACTCTTATTTAATATATTGTTCTTGATAGAAGGGAGATATAAATGAATTTAGATTCCTACTTAGGCAACTCATTCTGGATCATTAAATTGAAAGTTGCATTCCTATTGCAAGAAGATTCATCGTTTTGAAATATATAGATATTATCAAAAAGCTCAAAAATAGGGGTTTTGTCAATTTACAGGGTAATGATTTAAATAGTATTTGACAAGAAGTTATTTGGTTATGTTGGGATTTGCTCGCAACCTAAAAAAATGCTCAAATAGTTGAGCAACTATTACAGTAAGGGACGAGGCGTTAATTGATGGAAAAAAGAAAGGCCAGATTTTCAGGACACCAAACCTTCGCTTTTCGGTATGGATGGCTGGAAAAGGGCTTCAGATTCATAAAAGAAGGCAAGTGGTTTAAGGATGATGATGCCATTGTTGATTTGGGTGTCGGCAAAAACATGGTGGACAGCATTCGATATTGGTGTGAAATGACAGGTGTTCTTTCTGATGGCGCTATTTCAAAGTTAGGGTCTAAAATATTTGATGAAAAACATGGATGGGATCCTTTTTTAGAAGATAATGCCTCTTTGTGGTTACTTCACTGGAAGTTGAATACCCATCCTGAATTTATGACGGCAGGTCTTGCTTTATTTTCATTTCTCCATAAGCCAGAATTCAGTAAGCATGATGTCGCAGAAGCCATTTTACGCTCGTTGGATCCGAATAAAAAGCCACCATCTGATAACATCATATTACGAGATATTGATTGTTATGTTAGAGCCTATGCCGGCGCTAGACGGTTTGACAAATCGGCATCGAAAGAAGAATCTTTTGAATGTCCTTTTCAGGAACTCAATCTTATCCACCCTATGAGTGATTCTGATATGTACCGATTCGCAATCGGGTCTAAGATTTCCTTGCCACCGGAAATGGTTGGATTTGCCCTATATGAATATTTGGAAAAAGGGAATAACCGAAGCTCCAT
Proteins encoded in this window:
- a CDS encoding conserved hypothetical protein (Evidence 4 : Unknown function but conserved in other organisms), giving the protein MEKRKARFSGHQTFAFRYGWLEKGFRFIKEGKWFKDDDAIVDLGVGKNMVDSIRYWCEMTGVLSDGAISKLGSKIFDEKHGWDPFLEDNASLWLLHWKLNTHPEFMTAGLALFSFLHKPEFSKHDVAEAILRSLDPNKKPPSDNIILRDIDCYVRAYAGARRFDKSASKEESFECPFQELNLIHPMSDSDMYRFAIGSKISLPPEMVGFALYEYLEKGNNRSSMRIQEALYHEFSPGQVFMLDENALVEAIQSLHSSAKWQRKFSFTESAGVALVHCNINREEAFDLLNDYFKGVQINAE